A window of Fusarium fujikuroi IMI 58289 draft genome, chromosome FFUJ_chr10 genomic DNA:
ATTAAACTAGCGAATCAcattcctctttctttttttatatcaCCAACCCTTGGCGATACTGCATATCTCCCTCAGGAATAAGAATACATCAGACATTGAAACAAAATGTcgaaataaacttagcaaagatatcctaaactcagTAACGGTATCCTAAAGTTAGTAAAGGCATCTAAAATGAGCAAAGgcatcctaaacttatgctaaaGTCCCAAAGTCtctttgtcatttaggatcgaaGTCCCGAAGTTTTGTTTTCCCCCAACGTTAGACTTCACATTCTGTTAAATTGATCATCGCTCGCAAGCCAATAACTTGGCACATAATGTCGGGCCTATTTCTACACCCGGAAAACCGAGGATGGTGATGCCATACTCCACTAGTAATGCGTTCGTATCCGACCCTGTCGGCTCTTGCACGATTTCGGGGGCGATGTCGACTGATATGCGGGGGATTTAAGCTTAAACGGCATTGATAGCGCGATATATAAATTTGTCATGCCtccctttttcttttcccttcgTTCTCTCACACCTGCATCACCATGAAGGTCCTGTCAAATCTCGGAACGCTTCTGGCGTTGTCGCCTGTTGCGCAAGCCACTGGAGGACATTACAACGCCGTTAAGCTTGATGGCTACGGTAGTTTCTCCGGTACCACTGTCAACAGCACTTTCACCAAGCAGAAGCTCCCTGCGCCTGTTGATGCTTGGCTGGGTATCGACTATGCCACTCAACCAACCGGCGAGCATCGCTTTCATCCTGTTTCTTGGCCTGAGAAGTTCAAGGGTGTCAAGAAGGCGGACAGCTTCGGCAAAGCCTGCATTCAAGAAGTCTCATCTAGAGTACCTCTCGACTCACAGAGTGAGGCATGCCTCAACTTCAATGTGTTTCGTCCACAGGGCGTACCTTTGAGCAAGAAACTTCCTGTTCTTGTGTGGATCCATGGCGGTGCTTTTTACGCTGGCAGCTGGGCTAGTTTCGACGCCGCTGCATTCGCTGCCTCGTCCAAGGTTCCCATCGTGGTAGTCAACTTCCACTACCGCGTCAACTCTCTCGGGTTTCTGCCATCCAAGCTCTTCCAAGATGAAGGTCTGTCGAACCTAGGTATTCGAGACCAGCGATTCTTCTTGGAGTTTGTGCAGAAGCATATTGGTGCTTTTGGCGGTGATAAGGATGCTGTTACTATTGGTGGTCGCTCTGCTGGCGGCCATTCAGTGGGCATTCATTACTTTCACAACTACGGAAAGGATAATAAGCAGATGTTTGCTCGGGCGATTCATCAGTCTGGTTCGGTCACTTCACGGGCTTTTCCGAATGATACTTATCCTTTGTATAAGCGACAGTATGACGAGTACATTACGTACCTTGGAtgtgacaagaagaagggaaataaGGCAACGCTCAAGTGCCTGAAGGGAGCAGATGTCAACGCTATCAGAAACATCAGTACCAAGTTGTACCATGACTACGATCCTCAACTGACGTGGCCATTCCAACCCGTGCATGGTGGACCTCTTTTTGAGAAACCTGGCTCTCAATCTGGTTACGATGGAACATTTTTCCACGTCCCGACGATCACTTCTACTGTCACCGACGAAGCCAAGTTTTACACTCCTGGTGACCTGGAGACCAACAAGGAGTTCCTCGATTATCTCCACAACATCTCACCAGCTTTGACCAACAAAGACCTGAAGCAGCTATCTGCTCTATACCTTGATCCCGCAAAGTACAAAGACTCACCATTCGCAAACTCCCCCAACAGCACTCAATACAACCGCATCTCCGCCGCCTGGAGCGACTACGCCTACATCTGCCCCGGCCAAGAAACCGCATACCGCGCCTCCACCGCCGGAGTCCCGACATGGAAAGTccgcttcaacaccaacaacagct
This region includes:
- a CDS encoding related to triacylglycerol lipase II precursor, with amino-acid sequence MKVLSNLGTLLALSPVAQATGGHYNAVKLDGYGSFSGTTVNSTFTKQKLPAPVDAWLGIDYATQPTGEHRFHPVSWPEKFKGVKKADSFGKACIQEVSSRVPLDSQSEACLNFNVFRPQGVPLSKKLPVLVWIHGGAFYAGSWASFDAAAFAASSKVPIVVVNFHYRVNSLGFLPSKLFQDEGLSNLGIRDQRFFLEFVQKHIGAFGGDKDAVTIGGRSAGGHSVGIHYFHNYGKDNKQMFARAIHQSGSVTSRAFPNDTYPLYKRQYDEYITYLGCDKKKGNKATLKCLKGADVNAIRNISTKLYHDYDPQLTWPFQPVHGGPLFEKPGSQSGYDGTFFHVPTITSTVTDEAKFYTPGDLETNKEFLDYLHNISPALTNKDLKQLSALYLDPAKYKDSPFANSPNSTQYNRISAAWSDYAYICPGQETAYRASTAGVPTWKVRFNTNNSFPAWQGIPHTADTAFTWDEPTTQYPEISHIYHGYLASFVATGDPNKHRYPGSPKWPNYNGRERSPKQIVVQPGDTKVEKDSIRTEACLWWRDPERAPRLNK